Proteins from a single region of Candidatus Binatus sp.:
- a CDS encoding Gfo/Idh/MocA family protein has translation MSLIEQVSNGNGSPLAQSVERSAKPARLKAIAVVGLGYWGPNWVRVISQLQQADQIVCCDLSAARREQIAKLYPEVKAVESVDDVLNDPDVEAVVVATPVNSHYEIARRFLEEGKAVLVEKPLAISLKQAAELVRLSRRRQRTLMVGHTFEYSAPVLKARELIESGELGEILYISSVRANLGLFQRDINVAWDLATHDISIILMLLGQMPESVACQGQSHYRSKVEDVALLTLHFPNGVIAFIHVSWLDPNKIRRATIVGSHKMVVYDDTALQEKIRIYDKGVTFQPHYDTYGEFQLSYRYGDIQIPRIEEAEPLKVECEHFIDCIHTGKVPKSDGVSGLRVVSVLEAADISLSNGGQRVPVSQEAFGWE, from the coding sequence GTGTCCCTGATCGAACAAGTTTCCAACGGTAATGGGTCGCCCCTTGCGCAAAGCGTTGAAAGGAGCGCGAAGCCTGCGCGCCTGAAAGCTATCGCAGTTGTAGGTCTGGGCTATTGGGGGCCTAACTGGGTTCGCGTAATCAGCCAGCTACAGCAAGCCGATCAAATCGTGTGCTGCGACTTGAGCGCGGCGCGGCGGGAGCAAATCGCGAAGCTTTACCCCGAGGTGAAGGCGGTCGAATCAGTAGACGACGTACTGAACGATCCGGACGTCGAAGCGGTGGTGGTAGCGACGCCGGTCAACAGCCACTACGAGATCGCGCGCCGCTTCCTTGAAGAAGGCAAGGCGGTGCTGGTCGAAAAGCCGCTCGCGATATCCTTGAAGCAGGCGGCCGAACTGGTGCGCCTCTCGCGCCGGCGTCAGCGCACGCTGATGGTTGGCCACACCTTCGAGTACAGCGCGCCGGTCCTGAAGGCGCGGGAGCTTATCGAATCCGGCGAGCTGGGCGAGATCCTTTACATCAGTTCGGTGCGCGCCAACCTGGGTCTCTTTCAACGCGATATCAACGTGGCGTGGGACCTTGCGACCCATGATATCTCGATCATTCTGATGCTGCTCGGGCAGATGCCGGAATCGGTCGCATGCCAGGGACAAAGCCACTACCGGAGCAAGGTGGAAGACGTCGCGCTGCTGACGCTCCATTTTCCCAACGGCGTGATCGCGTTCATCCATGTTAGCTGGCTCGATCCGAACAAGATCCGGCGCGCGACGATCGTGGGTTCGCACAAGATGGTCGTTTACGACGATACCGCCTTGCAGGAAAAGATCCGGATCTACGACAAAGGCGTGACCTTCCAGCCTCACTACGACACCTATGGTGAATTTCAGCTTTCTTATCGCTACGGCGACATCCAGATTCCGAGAATCGAGGAAGCTGAACCGCTCAAGGTCGAATGTGAGCACTTCATCGACTGCATCCATACCGGCAAGGTGCCTAAGTCGGACGGCGTAAGTGGTCTGCGCGTCGTTAGCGTGCTCGAGGCGGCGGATATTTCGTTGAGCAACGGCGGGCAGCGCGTCCCGGTGAGCCAGGAGGCTTTCGGATGGGAATGA